In Mesorhizobium sp. M9A.F.Ca.ET.002.03.1.2, the DNA window CGACCTTGACGTCGTTGTTGTAGGTCGTGGTGTCGAGGCCTTCCGGCTTGCCGCCCGAGAGCACCTTGTCGACGAGCTCGACGGTCGACTTGGCGAGTTCGCGGGTGTCCTTGAACACGGTCGAGTACTGCTCGCCGGCGATGATCGCCTTGACCGAAGCGGTCTCGGCGTCCTGGCCGGTGACGACAGGCCACGGCTGATCGGCCGTGCCGTAACCGACGGCGCGCAACGAGGCGATGATGCCGCGCGAGAGGCCGTCATACGGCGAAAGCACGCCATCGACGCGGCTGCCATCCGAGTAGTTGGCGGAGAGCAGATTGTCCATGCGGGCCTGGGCCGTTGCTGCCAGCCAGCGGAGCGTGCCGACCTTGTCCATGCCCATCTGGCCGGACTTTACGACGAGGGTCTTGTCGTCGATCAGCGGCTGCAGCACAGACATGGCGCCGTCGTAGAAGAAGAAGGCGTTGTTGTCGTCCGGCGAACCGCCGAACAGCTCGACGTTGAACGGACCCTTGTTCTCCGGATAACCGAGGCCCTTGAGTAGCGATTTGGCCTGGATGACGCCGACGCCGAAATTGTCGAAGGTGGTGTAGTAGTCGACGTTCCCGGTCTTCTTTATCAGGCGGTCATAGGCGACGACGACGACGCCGGCGTCAGCCGCCTTCTGCAGCGCGTCCGACATTGTGGTGCCGTCGATCGAGGCGATGACCAGCGCCTTCGGGCCCTTGGTGATTTCGTTTTCCAGCTGGCTGAGCTGGTTCGGAATGTCGTCCTGCGCATATTGCAGGTCGACACTATAGCCCAGAGCCTCCAGCTGGGACTTGACGGCGTCGCCGTCGTTGATCCAGCGCTGCGAGGTCTTGGTGGGCATCAGCACGCCGACGAGGCCTTCGCCTGCCTGTGCCGGAACCGTCATGGCCGCGATGCCAAGGGCCGCGACGGCGGCCAGTGTCTTGATGATCTTCACATTAACTCTCCCTGGTTGATGGACGCGCACCCTGGGTTTCGTGGGCCGCGCGATCGTGTAGGAGCGCCAAAACGCGCCGCTGCCGTCATATCGATCTCCGGTATCCTCCCAATCGGCCCTGAGACTCTGGTTCCAGTCGGTGCGATTTTTTCGCTGGCGACGGTCAAGCCTCAGGACGCGCGGAGGGTGTGGTCCTTTGCCATAACTGTCAAATGCGATCTTTGATGGTTGCTATATCGAAACTGATATGTATTGAAGGTGGATGGAAACTTGGTCG includes these proteins:
- the chvE gene encoding multiple monosaccharide ABC transporter substrate-binding protein — encoded protein: MKIIKTLAAVAALGIAAMTVPAQAGEGLVGVLMPTKTSQRWINDGDAVKSQLEALGYSVDLQYAQDDIPNQLSQLENEITKGPKALVIASIDGTTMSDALQKAADAGVVVVAYDRLIKKTGNVDYYTTFDNFGVGVIQAKSLLKGLGYPENKGPFNVELFGGSPDDNNAFFFYDGAMSVLQPLIDDKTLVVKSGQMGMDKVGTLRWLAATAQARMDNLLSANYSDGSRVDGVLSPYDGLSRGIIASLRAVGYGTADQPWPVVTGQDAETASVKAIIAGEQYSTVFKDTRELAKSTVELVDKVLSGGKPEGLDTTTYNNDVKVVPSILLTPHDVDKSNYQALVVDSGYIKADELK